A stretch of the Streptomyces sp. NBC_00078 genome encodes the following:
- the trxB gene encoding thioredoxin-disulfide reductase produces MSDVRNVIIIGSGPAGYTAALYTARASLKPLVFEGAVTAGGALMNTTDVENFPGFQDGIMGPELMDNMRAQAERFGAELVPDDVVSVDLTGEIKTVTDTAGTVHKAKAVIVTTGSQHRKLGLPNEDALSGRGVSWCATCDGFFFKGQDIAVIGGGDTAMEEATFLSRFAKSVTIVHRRDTLRASKAMQERAFADPKIKFVWDSEVAEIQGDPKLSGLKLRNLKTGALSDLAVTGLFIAIGHDPRTELFKGQLDLDEEGYLKVASPSTHTNLAGVFAAGDVVDHTYRQAITAAGTGCSSALDAERFLAALADEEQAEPEKTSV; encoded by the coding sequence GTGAGCGACGTCCGTAACGTGATCATCATCGGCTCCGGGCCCGCCGGCTACACGGCGGCGCTCTACACTGCGCGCGCGTCGCTGAAGCCGCTGGTGTTCGAGGGCGCCGTCACCGCCGGTGGCGCGCTCATGAACACCACCGACGTGGAGAACTTCCCGGGTTTCCAGGACGGCATCATGGGCCCCGAGCTCATGGACAACATGCGTGCCCAGGCTGAGCGCTTCGGCGCCGAGCTCGTTCCGGACGATGTCGTCTCCGTCGACCTGACCGGTGAGATCAAGACCGTCACCGACACCGCCGGCACTGTACACAAGGCGAAGGCCGTCATCGTCACCACCGGCTCCCAGCACCGCAAGCTCGGTCTGCCGAACGAGGACGCGCTCTCCGGGCGCGGGGTCTCCTGGTGTGCCACGTGTGATGGCTTCTTCTTCAAGGGCCAGGACATCGCCGTGATCGGCGGCGGTGACACAGCCATGGAAGAGGCCACCTTCCTCTCCCGCTTCGCCAAGTCCGTGACGATCGTCCACCGCCGGGACACGCTGCGCGCCTCCAAAGCGATGCAGGAGCGCGCCTTCGCCGACCCGAAGATCAAGTTCGTGTGGGACAGCGAGGTCGCCGAGATCCAGGGCGACCCCAAGCTTTCAGGTCTGAAGCTGCGCAACCTCAAGACCGGCGCCCTCTCGGACCTGGCCGTCACCGGGCTGTTCATCGCGATCGGCCACGACCCTCGCACCGAACTCTTCAAGGGACAGCTCGACCTGGACGAGGAGGGTTACCTCAAGGTCGCCTCCCCCTCGACCCACACCAACCTGGCCGGTGTGTTCGCCGCCGGCGATGTCGTCGACCACACCTACCGCCAGGCGATCACCGCGGCCGGTACCGGTTGCTCCTCCGCTCTCGACGCCGAGCGGTTCCTCGCCGCCCTCGCGGACGAGGAGCAGGCGGAGCCCGAGAAGACCTCTGTCTGA
- the trxA gene encoding thioredoxin, producing the protein MAGTLKNVTDDSFEQDVLKSDKPVLVDFWAAWCGPCRQIAPSLEAIASEYGDKIEVVKLNIDENPGTAAKYGVMSIPTLNVYQGGEVAKTIVGAKPKAAIVRDLEDFIAE; encoded by the coding sequence GTGGCCGGCACCCTGAAGAACGTGACTGACGACTCCTTCGAGCAGGACGTCCTCAAGAGCGACAAGCCCGTCCTGGTGGACTTCTGGGCCGCCTGGTGCGGTCCGTGCCGCCAGATCGCTCCATCCCTCGAAGCAATCGCCTCCGAGTACGGCGACAAGATCGAGGTCGTCAAGCTCAACATCGACGAAAACCCGGGTACGGCCGCCAAGTACGGCGTCATGTCCATCCCGACGCTGAACGTCTACCAGGGCGGCGAGGTCGCCAAGACCATCGTCGGTGCGAAGCCGAAGGCCGCGATCGTCCGCGACCTCGAGGACTTCATCGCCGAGTAG
- a CDS encoding GNAT family N-acetyltransferase produces the protein MGRRLVPLTLDNLQDLPKRCRACVFWELDPVSGEAAVKAGTPALEKEAWISAVLLDWGSCGRVVYVDDVPVGFVLYAPPAYVPRATAFPTSPISPDAVQLITAFIMPGYQGQGLGRVMVQTVAKDLLRRGFKAIEAFGDARWKEPACVLPADHLLAVGFKTVRPHPTYPRLRLELRTTLSWKEDVEMALDRLLGAVQKEPVLRPL, from the coding sequence ATGGGGCGTCGGCTCGTACCGCTCACGCTGGACAACCTTCAGGACCTTCCCAAACGCTGTCGCGCGTGTGTCTTCTGGGAGTTGGACCCCGTCAGCGGCGAAGCCGCGGTAAAAGCGGGCACGCCCGCGCTGGAGAAAGAAGCGTGGATCTCGGCGGTCCTGCTGGACTGGGGATCCTGCGGCCGGGTTGTCTACGTCGACGATGTACCGGTGGGCTTCGTGCTCTACGCCCCTCCGGCGTACGTTCCCCGCGCGACTGCGTTCCCCACGAGTCCGATCTCGCCGGACGCGGTCCAGCTGATCACCGCGTTCATCATGCCCGGCTATCAGGGGCAGGGGCTCGGGCGCGTCATGGTCCAGACGGTCGCCAAGGATCTGCTGCGACGGGGCTTCAAGGCGATCGAGGCCTTTGGGGACGCCCGGTGGAAAGAACCCGCGTGTGTCCTGCCGGCCGACCATCTCCTGGCCGTCGGGTTCAAGACGGTCCGCCCGCACCCGACTTACCCCCGTCTGAGACTGGAGCTGCGGACGACGCTTTCCTGGAAGGAAGACGTGGAGATGGCGCTCGACCGGCTGCTGGGGGCTGTGCAGAAGGAGCCGGTGTTGAGGCCGCTGTGA